In the Deinococcus ficus genome, one interval contains:
- a CDS encoding magnesium transporter CorA family protein, with protein sequence MIRARRLSDGQEFEWGGETRGVWVDVQGITAEDLAPVRAVFALNRLALEDVMEVGHWSRAEQYPEHAFITVRSFARPETTEEFTERLSVFVFPEAVLTVSMRGTLALRHVWPLVNGRESVNSAAEVTYELLDHTADTFFTVADTLEAEVDALEERVFRAERENPVGAVFDLKYLIGQARRLATDAREASALLGRHAEGSAADLVRYRDVQDSFTRAASRFESLREALTSLLDLHLSLQSQRMNEVMRTLTAVSVVFLPLTFLAGVWGMNFEHMPELRQPWGYAFAWLSFIAVGAALAAYFKRRGWW encoded by the coding sequence ATGATCCGCGCCCGCCGCCTCAGTGATGGTCAGGAGTTCGAATGGGGCGGGGAGACGCGGGGCGTGTGGGTGGACGTGCAGGGCATCACCGCGGAGGACCTCGCGCCGGTCCGGGCGGTCTTTGCGCTCAACCGGCTGGCGCTGGAGGACGTGATGGAGGTGGGGCACTGGTCGCGTGCGGAGCAGTACCCGGAGCACGCGTTCATCACGGTGCGGAGTTTCGCGCGGCCGGAGACGACCGAGGAGTTCACGGAGCGCCTGAGCGTGTTCGTGTTCCCGGAAGCGGTCCTGACGGTGAGCATGCGGGGCACGCTGGCGCTGCGGCACGTGTGGCCGCTGGTGAATGGGCGGGAGTCGGTGAACAGCGCCGCGGAGGTCACGTACGAACTGCTGGACCACACGGCCGACACCTTCTTCACGGTGGCCGACACCCTGGAGGCCGAGGTGGACGCCCTGGAGGAGCGGGTGTTCCGGGCGGAGCGCGAGAACCCGGTGGGGGCGGTCTTCGACCTGAAGTACCTGATCGGTCAGGCGCGGCGCCTCGCGACGGACGCGCGGGAGGCGTCGGCGCTGCTGGGCCGGCACGCGGAGGGTTCGGCAGCGGACCTGGTGCGTTACCGGGATGTGCAGGACAGTTTCACGCGGGCCGCCAGCCGCTTCGAGAGTCTGCGGGAGGCGCTGACCAGCCTGCTGGACCTTCACCTGAGCCTGCAGTCGCAGCGGATGAACGAGGTGATGCGCACCCTGACGGCAGTCAGTGTGGTGTTCCTGCCGCTGACCTTCCTGGCGGGGGTGTGGGGCATGAACTTCGAGCACATGCCGGAACTGAGGCAGCCGTGGGGGTACGCCTTCGCGTGGCTGTCGTTCATAGCAGTGGGCGCGGCCCTGGCCGCGTACTTCAAGCGCCGGGGGTGGTGGTGA
- the xseA gene encoding exodeoxyribonuclease VII large subunit has protein sequence MTRRKGTGPPRRKAAEPTRPPEQFLELAEVLSYVSQVIARGVPGGVWVRAEIASLTDRRHLYLDLVQLEDGVEVAKTRATLWARERFSLEGKFRRATGGTLTAGLKVLLFCTAEFHPQYGFSLNILDVAPEFTLGDAALKLEALRETLLREGLYGLGRLHAPPTDYHRIAVISPEGAAGLGDFRRETDPLEHAGLLAPLYLQATFQGREAAASLGRAIQAARTEHDQMPLDALVVIRGGGAVTDLAWLNDLDIARALATFPAPVITGLGHARDDTLLDEVAFTRTDTPSKAAALITRTVIQAAAQAQEDARAIRHAGTQALVTADAETRRTLDRALSAARRTTDAAHASTDALMRQALGLTPTRTLARGYALVRDEHGQPLTRAAHTHPGQTLTLEWQDGTVTAQVKERPESVNPGP, from the coding sequence GTGACCCGGCGCAAGGGCACTGGCCCGCCCCGCCGCAAAGCCGCGGAACCCACCCGCCCCCCCGAACAGTTCCTGGAACTCGCCGAGGTGCTCAGCTACGTCTCCCAGGTCATCGCCCGGGGCGTGCCCGGCGGCGTGTGGGTTCGCGCCGAGATCGCCAGCCTCACCGACCGCCGCCACCTGTACCTCGACCTCGTGCAACTTGAGGACGGCGTGGAGGTCGCCAAGACCCGCGCCACCCTCTGGGCCCGCGAACGCTTCAGCCTGGAAGGCAAGTTCCGCCGCGCCACCGGCGGCACCCTCACCGCCGGCCTCAAGGTCCTGCTGTTCTGCACCGCCGAATTCCACCCGCAGTACGGCTTCTCCCTCAACATCCTGGACGTCGCCCCCGAATTCACCCTCGGCGACGCCGCCCTGAAACTCGAGGCGCTGCGCGAGACCCTGCTCCGAGAGGGCTTGTACGGCCTGGGCCGCCTGCACGCCCCCCCCACCGACTACCACCGCATCGCCGTGATCAGCCCCGAGGGCGCCGCCGGCCTGGGCGACTTCCGCCGCGAGACCGACCCCCTGGAACACGCCGGGCTGCTCGCCCCCCTGTACCTCCAGGCCACCTTCCAGGGCCGAGAGGCCGCCGCCAGCCTGGGCCGCGCCATCCAGGCGGCCCGCACCGAGCACGACCAGATGCCCCTGGACGCCCTGGTCGTCATCCGCGGCGGCGGGGCCGTCACCGACCTCGCCTGGCTGAACGACCTCGACATCGCCCGCGCCCTGGCCACCTTCCCCGCCCCCGTCATCACCGGCCTCGGCCACGCCCGCGACGACACCCTCCTCGACGAGGTCGCCTTCACCCGCACCGACACGCCCAGCAAGGCCGCCGCCCTGATCACCCGCACCGTCATCCAGGCCGCCGCGCAGGCCCAGGAGGACGCCCGCGCCATCCGCCACGCCGGCACGCAGGCCCTCGTCACCGCCGACGCCGAAACCCGCAGGACCCTGGACCGCGCCCTGAGCGCCGCCCGCCGCACCACCGACGCCGCCCACGCCAGCACCGACGCCCTGATGCGCCAGGCCCTCGGCCTCACCCCCACCCGCACCCTCGCCCGCGGATACGCCCTCGTCCGCGACGAACACGGCCAACCCCTCACCCGCGCCGCCCACACCCACCCCGGCCAGACCCTCACCCTGGAATGGCAGGACGGCACGGTCACCGCCCAGGTGAAGGAACGGCCGGAATCCGTGAACCCCGGGCCATAG
- a CDS encoding copper amine oxidase N-terminal domain-containing protein translates to MPFAGPTFYRTDRQRRRRTLGAALALVAAPLTPLATTVGGLSAQAALTFGAAQLTFTVDQPGAFMNGQMLRFQNPPRIIAGRTMLPLRETAGLLDQPLTGAAGHAQLGRLSVDLVRGRALLGGVPQPDGAATYGNVTYVSARLLADALNGNLSADDAGRTFTLTVLRDGGNPLAPQARFSTDKTVYAPGERIVYTEYPYDPDGADITARRWTGRQDVFFQPGTYTISLNVVNSRGLQSETFSRTVRVEGTPVDTPLTYALKYAQPGDTFNDAQILTYPSATPTYLQKSSYPLLFSDSPEVPTQSGILYQDSVAGRARLLGYHMNGLGRPARLIVMARNTDTRPVEVRTERLGETAPTRVESLLGQVTLMEYFASERGALLSLAPGEAAAVYASPTLNPGSGVNVMQDLNASGRVELTFLMLELSLPATQQVVQQLPYLPGDGRHVRGTFPDAVRSLRVNLGSLPTRIVIGDDQVDPAVTGTDALTRQPVRLLGNYGVLYDLEVNGAAGTAVALSPRGGLYRGAMNIQDGPLQQVIKLPRVGNALQPNQPVLLWRAQADQLKIDFVPASGSNLPISLVFYKTRPLSGEGGITKTYQP, encoded by the coding sequence ATGCCTTTTGCTGGCCCCACCTTTTACCGCACCGACCGGCAGCGCCGCCGCCGAACGCTGGGCGCCGCCCTGGCTCTGGTGGCCGCCCCCCTGACACCCCTCGCCACCACGGTCGGCGGACTGAGCGCGCAGGCGGCCCTCACCTTCGGTGCCGCTCAGCTGACCTTCACGGTGGACCAGCCGGGCGCGTTCATGAACGGCCAGATGCTGCGCTTCCAGAACCCGCCCCGCATCATCGCCGGACGCACCATGCTGCCCCTGCGGGAAACGGCTGGGCTGCTCGACCAGCCCCTGACCGGCGCGGCCGGGCACGCCCAGCTGGGCCGGCTGAGCGTGGACCTCGTGCGCGGGCGGGCGCTGCTGGGCGGCGTGCCGCAGCCCGACGGCGCGGCCACGTACGGCAACGTCACGTACGTCAGCGCCCGCCTGCTCGCTGACGCGCTGAACGGCAACCTCAGCGCCGACGACGCCGGGCGCACCTTCACCCTCACGGTCCTGCGCGACGGCGGGAACCCCCTGGCCCCGCAGGCGCGCTTCAGCACCGACAAGACCGTGTACGCCCCGGGCGAACGCATCGTGTACACCGAATATCCCTACGACCCGGACGGCGCGGACATCACCGCCCGCCGCTGGACCGGCCGGCAGGACGTGTTCTTCCAGCCGGGCACGTACACCATCAGCCTGAACGTCGTGAACAGCCGCGGCCTGCAGAGCGAGACCTTCAGCCGCACCGTCCGGGTGGAGGGCACGCCCGTGGACACGCCCCTGACCTACGCCCTGAAGTACGCGCAGCCGGGCGACACCTTCAACGACGCGCAGATCCTCACGTACCCCAGCGCCACGCCCACCTACCTGCAGAAAAGCAGTTACCCGCTGCTGTTCAGTGACAGTCCCGAGGTGCCCACCCAGAGCGGCATCCTGTACCAGGACAGCGTGGCCGGCCGCGCCCGGCTGCTCGGGTACCACATGAACGGCCTGGGCCGCCCCGCGCGCCTGATCGTGATGGCCCGCAACACGGACACCCGCCCGGTGGAGGTCCGCACCGAGCGCCTGGGCGAAACGGCGCCCACCCGCGTGGAGAGCCTGCTCGGGCAGGTCACGCTGATGGAGTACTTCGCCAGCGAACGCGGCGCCCTGCTGAGCCTCGCGCCGGGCGAGGCGGCCGCCGTGTACGCCAGCCCCACCCTGAACCCCGGCAGCGGCGTGAACGTCATGCAGGACCTCAACGCCTCCGGCCGGGTGGAACTGACCTTCCTGATGCTGGAGCTGTCACTCCCGGCCACGCAGCAGGTCGTGCAGCAGCTGCCCTACCTGCCCGGCGACGGCCGGCACGTGCGCGGCACCTTCCCGGACGCCGTGCGCAGCCTGCGCGTGAACCTGGGCAGCCTGCCCACCCGCATCGTGATCGGGGACGACCAGGTGGACCCGGCCGTGACCGGCACCGACGCCCTGACCCGCCAGCCGGTGCGGCTGCTGGGCAACTACGGCGTGCTGTACGACCTGGAAGTGAACGGTGCGGCCGGCACCGCAGTGGCCCTGAGCCCGCGCGGCGGCCTGTACCGCGGCGCCATGAACATCCAGGACGGCCCCCTCCAGCAGGTCATCAAGCTGCCGCGCGTGGGAAACGCCCTGCAACCCAACCAGCCGGTGCTGCTGTGGCGTGCGCAGGCGGACCAGCTGAAGATCGATTTCGTGCCGGCCAGCGGCAGCAACCTGCCGATCAGTCTGGTGTTCTACAAGACCCGGCCCCTGTCCGGCGAGGGCGGCATCACGAAAACGTACCAGCCCTGA
- a CDS encoding DUF3089 domain-containing protein, with amino-acid sequence MPPASPRSRRFRLSLVLGAALLLAACAPVSTAPADYSPSGAWLCHPARADDCDTDLTATRIAPDGTLTREAWRADPAAPVDCFYVYPTASWDLTRNADLIPDERSERPLARQQAAPFGRVCRVFAPMYRQVPVAALVGLARQPDRELAYADVRAAWGAFRQQAGERPFVLIGHSQGAAHLIRLIREEIDGQEVQGRMLSALLLGMPVGVPAGQDVGGTFRSVPLCRAGGQTGCVITYASFRADAPPVGGPFTRPDTPGLVSACVNPAALAGGPADLTPYFRTTRTFPVLGPVQRDPGPWVQGAAVPTPYVTLPGFLRAECVQDRAGAGYLSVTVRADPADPRTDTLGGEVNIAGVDLPGWGLHLIDVDLALGDLIRVVQTQTRAYFARPGR; translated from the coding sequence ATGCCCCCTGCGAGTCCACGGTCCCGCCGGTTCCGGCTCTCCCTGGTCCTGGGCGCCGCGCTGCTCCTGGCGGCCTGCGCGCCGGTGTCTACCGCCCCGGCCGACTACTCCCCCAGCGGCGCGTGGCTGTGCCACCCGGCCCGCGCGGACGACTGTGACACCGACCTGACGGCTACCCGCATCGCGCCGGACGGGACTCTCACCCGTGAAGCCTGGAGGGCCGACCCGGCCGCGCCCGTGGACTGCTTCTACGTGTATCCCACGGCGTCCTGGGACCTGACCCGCAACGCCGACCTGATTCCGGACGAGCGCTCCGAACGTCCCCTGGCGCGCCAGCAGGCCGCGCCGTTCGGCCGGGTGTGCCGGGTGTTCGCGCCGATGTACCGGCAGGTGCCGGTGGCGGCCCTGGTTGGCCTGGCGCGCCAGCCGGACCGGGAACTCGCGTACGCGGACGTCCGCGCGGCGTGGGGGGCGTTCCGGCAGCAGGCCGGCGAGCGGCCCTTCGTCCTGATCGGGCACTCGCAGGGCGCCGCGCACCTGATTCGCCTGATCCGCGAGGAGATCGACGGCCAGGAGGTGCAGGGCCGGATGCTGTCCGCGCTGCTGCTCGGGATGCCGGTGGGGGTGCCAGCCGGTCAGGACGTGGGGGGCACCTTCCGCAGCGTGCCGCTGTGCCGCGCCGGCGGGCAGACGGGCTGCGTGATCACCTACGCCTCCTTCCGCGCGGACGCCCCGCCAGTCGGTGGTCCTTTCACCCGCCCGGATACGCCGGGGCTGGTGAGCGCCTGCGTGAACCCGGCGGCCCTGGCGGGCGGCCCGGCCGACCTGACGCCGTACTTCCGGACCACGCGGACCTTCCCGGTGCTGGGCCCGGTGCAGCGGGACCCGGGTCCCTGGGTGCAGGGCGCGGCCGTGCCCACCCCGTACGTGACGCTGCCCGGCTTCCTGCGCGCCGAGTGTGTGCAGGACCGGGCAGGTGCGGGGTACCTGAGCGTGACCGTGCGGGCAGACCCGGCCGACCCGCGCACGGACACCCTGGGCGGCGAGGTGAACATCGCGGGGGTTGATCTGCCCGGCTGGGGGCTGCACCTGATCGACGTGGACCTCGCGCTGGGTGACCTGATCCGCGTGGTCCAGACGCAGACCCGGGCCTACTTCGCCCGACCGGGCCGCTGA
- the crcB gene encoding fluoride efflux transporter CrcB, with translation MLGGALGAAARHGTQLALTPLVTRAGFPLAVLLINVLGSFLLGLTLPLVARGTWPEAARLAFGTGFLGAFTTFSTFSADTDALLTRGRADLAALNTILSVGLGVLAAVLGRTLGTRL, from the coding sequence ATGCTGGGCGGCGCGCTGGGCGCCGCTGCGCGCCACGGCACGCAGCTGGCCCTGACCCCCCTGGTCACCCGGGCCGGGTTTCCCCTGGCGGTCCTGCTGATCAACGTCCTGGGCTCGTTCCTGCTGGGCCTCACCCTCCCCCTGGTCGCCCGCGGCACCTGGCCGGAAGCCGCCCGGCTGGCCTTCGGGACCGGCTTCCTCGGGGCATTCACCACCTTCTCCACCTTCAGCGCCGACACCGACGCCCTACTCACCCGCGGCCGGGCCGACCTGGCCGCGCTGAACACCATCCTCAGCGTCGGCCTGGGCGTCCTGGCGGCCGTGCTGGGCCGCACCCTCGGAACCCGGCTGTGA
- a CDS encoding sulfurtransferase, with product MPPSPLKSAAWLTEHLNDPQLRVLDCRYALSDPLVGRIAYLSGHVPGAVYADLETDLSGPVQPGGAGGRHPLPDPEALAAWLGQAGIRNDSVVVCYDDPSTGQGFYASRAWWLLRWLGHRDVFVLDGGWPAYLAAGGPVSTDDPAPVPTTFTPDVQPGMVATTQDVATRPPGTLLIDARAPERYRGDTEPLDRKAGHIPGAVNRPFSAALHPDGTYRPGPEQAERLAAGDAPTIAYCGSGVSATPNLLARELAGVPLGPDNRLYAGSWSDWVSDDARPVQTGETA from the coding sequence ATGCCCCCCTCCCCCCTGAAAAGCGCCGCGTGGCTCACCGAGCACCTGAACGACCCGCAACTGCGCGTCCTGGACTGCCGCTACGCCCTGAGCGACCCGCTGGTGGGCCGCATCGCGTACCTCTCGGGCCACGTGCCGGGCGCCGTGTACGCCGACCTGGAAACCGACCTGAGCGGCCCCGTGCAGCCCGGCGGGGCCGGAGGCCGCCACCCCCTCCCCGACCCGGAAGCCCTGGCCGCGTGGCTGGGCCAAGCGGGCATCCGCAACGACAGCGTGGTCGTCTGCTACGACGATCCCAGCACCGGCCAGGGCTTCTACGCCTCACGGGCGTGGTGGCTGCTGCGCTGGCTCGGCCACCGCGACGTGTTCGTCCTCGACGGCGGCTGGCCCGCCTACCTTGCCGCCGGCGGGCCCGTCAGCACCGACGACCCCGCCCCCGTCCCCACCACCTTCACCCCGGACGTGCAGCCCGGCATGGTCGCCACCACGCAGGACGTCGCCACCCGCCCCCCCGGCACCCTCCTGATTGACGCACGCGCCCCGGAACGCTACCGCGGCGACACGGAACCCCTGGACCGCAAGGCCGGGCACATCCCCGGCGCGGTCAACCGGCCCTTCAGCGCGGCGCTGCACCCTGACGGCACCTACCGCCCCGGCCCGGAACAGGCTGAGCGACTGGCCGCCGGGGACGCCCCTACCATCGCCTACTGCGGCAGCGGTGTGAGCGCCACCCCGAACCTCCTTGCGCGGGAGCTGGCCGGTGTGCCCCTCGGGCCGGACAACCGTCTGTACGCCGGCTCATGGAGCGATTGGGTCAGCGACGACGCCCGCCCCGTCCAGACCGGAGAAACGGCCTAG
- a CDS encoding 4'-phosphopantetheinyl transferase superfamily protein: protein MIVAIGHDLIEIDRIRAMLEREGRRAEKLFAPAELAYVARLSDPAPSLAARFAAKEAFQKVWPRPHGWRDVWVERERTPDGPFPFTPPVLGFAPEIAAELRAGGLVAHLTLTHTKEHASAVVVLERP from the coding sequence GACCTGATCGAGATAGACCGCATCCGCGCCATGCTGGAGCGCGAGGGCCGGCGCGCGGAGAAGCTGTTCGCGCCCGCCGAACTGGCCTATGTGGCCCGCCTGAGTGACCCCGCCCCCAGCCTCGCCGCGCGCTTCGCTGCGAAGGAAGCCTTCCAGAAGGTCTGGCCGCGCCCACACGGCTGGCGGGACGTATGGGTGGAGCGCGAACGCACGCCGGACGGCCCCTTCCCGTTCACGCCGCCCGTGCTGGGCTTCGCGCCGGAGATCGCCGCGGAACTGCGGGCCGGCGGGCTGGTCGCGCACCTCACGCTCACGCACACTAAGGAGCACGCCTCGGCGGTGGTGGTACTGGAACGGCCCTGA
- a CDS encoding Cof-type HAD-IIB family hydrolase, with protein sequence MPIRLIATDLDGTLLNSRLEVSPRTRRALDAARAAGVHVVPVTARQPRGVRFIAQATGFDGWALCGNGAHGVHLGTGEVLFEAHVAGDVQRAVAQALAERVPGVLFVSVRQGGEVFVAQQGYADLAHFEDHKRDPADMGQHALEAVLAEPSLKFIVRHPTLTPRELLPHVQALKVPGFAVTHSGAPFLEVLAEGVSKAWGLAQLCAALGVRQAEVLAFGDAPNDAEMLAWAGRGVAMGNADPEALEAAGEVTLTNDEDGVAVVIEQLLAAQEREEPASV encoded by the coding sequence ATGCCCATTCGCCTGATCGCCACGGACCTGGACGGCACCCTCCTCAACTCCCGGCTGGAGGTCTCTCCCCGCACCCGGCGGGCTCTGGACGCCGCCCGCGCCGCCGGGGTGCACGTGGTGCCGGTCACGGCCCGGCAGCCGCGCGGCGTGCGGTTCATCGCGCAGGCTACCGGGTTTGACGGCTGGGCGCTGTGCGGGAACGGTGCGCACGGCGTGCACCTGGGCACCGGCGAGGTGCTGTTCGAGGCGCACGTCGCCGGGGACGTGCAGCGGGCCGTGGCGCAGGCCCTGGCGGAACGCGTGCCGGGCGTACTGTTCGTGAGCGTGCGCCAGGGCGGCGAGGTGTTTGTCGCGCAGCAGGGGTACGCCGACCTGGCGCACTTCGAGGACCACAAACGCGACCCGGCCGACATGGGCCAGCATGCGCTGGAGGCCGTGCTGGCCGAACCCAGCCTGAAGTTCATCGTGCGTCACCCCACCTTGACCCCCCGCGAGCTGCTGCCGCACGTGCAGGCCCTGAAGGTGCCGGGCTTCGCGGTCACGCACAGCGGCGCGCCGTTCCTGGAGGTGCTGGCCGAGGGGGTGAGCAAGGCCTGGGGCCTGGCGCAGCTGTGCGCCGCGCTGGGCGTAAGGCAGGCCGAGGTCCTGGCCTTCGGGGACGCCCCGAACGACGCGGAGATGCTCGCCTGGGCCGGGCGGGGCGTGGCGATGGGCAACGCCGACCCGGAAGCCCTGGAGGCCGCCGGCGAGGTCACGCTCACGAACGACGAGGACGGCGTGGCCGTGGTGATCGAGCAACTTCTCGCCGCGCAGGAGAGGGAAGAGCCCGCATCCGTGTGA
- a CDS encoding macro domain-containing protein yields the protein MPLELVQGDIAAQITCAVVTAANKELMGGGGVDGVIHRAAGPDLLRAIRAIGGTPTGTAVITPAFNLTGQGVQHVIHAVGPVWRGGQAGEAALLAGAYRRSLELAVEHGCTSVAFPAISTGVYGYPLDRAADVALREIRGFLQAHPALHVRFVLYDADSLHVVQRTLARLEREAGA from the coding sequence ATGCCGCTGGAACTCGTGCAGGGGGACATCGCCGCGCAGATCACCTGCGCGGTCGTCACGGCCGCCAACAAGGAACTGATGGGTGGGGGCGGGGTGGACGGCGTGATTCACCGCGCCGCCGGCCCGGACCTGCTGCGCGCCATCCGCGCGATCGGCGGCACCCCGACCGGCACGGCCGTGATCACCCCCGCCTTCAATCTGACCGGGCAGGGCGTGCAGCACGTGATTCATGCGGTCGGCCCGGTCTGGCGGGGCGGGCAGGCCGGGGAGGCGGCGCTGCTGGCCGGCGCGTACCGCCGCAGCCTGGAACTGGCCGTGGAGCACGGCTGCACGTCCGTGGCGTTCCCAGCCATCAGCACCGGCGTGTACGGCTACCCCCTGGACCGCGCGGCGGACGTGGCCCTGCGGGAGATCCGGGGGTTTCTCCAGGCTCACCCGGCGCTGCACGTGAGGTTCGTCCTGTACGACGCGGACAGCCTGCACGTGGTGCAGCGGACGCTGGCCCGCCTGGAGCGGGAAGCCGGCGCATAG
- a CDS encoding alpha/beta hydrolase, which produces MPTVTFHVPALPPGTPAGTLFLTGSFRGWADDPSGWTFRVRDGRITLSAFFPAGALLDVKVRVQRPDGRSVEEGDAWGGRAPAHKVVVGADDQVAALRLRGWQDGQGAGRPGRARPPREEWTLAAPWGEQPVRVWWPEGLSPAGLPRLILHDGQNVFDEGPSFAGASWQAADAAQALADAGRPSLLVGLSVDGARVRRYMPFPIPMNSFQPGADEYLDWLTGPLLAELERRYGPLPAERRAMLGSSFGGVVTLYGGLRHPGVFGTLGVMSPSVWPDDHALLRWLPGRTAPGMRVWVDQGDHEGASLEDSQRLVREVRALAEQLRPAVREVRFQVGEGHWHDEAAWAARLPEFLAWWLGGLPPGGQA; this is translated from the coding sequence ATGCCCACCGTGACGTTCCACGTTCCGGCCCTGCCGCCGGGCACGCCGGCCGGCACGCTGTTCCTGACCGGCAGTTTCCGCGGCTGGGCGGACGACCCCTCGGGCTGGACCTTCCGGGTCCGGGACGGCCGGATCACGCTGAGCGCCTTCTTTCCGGCGGGCGCGCTGCTGGACGTGAAGGTCCGGGTGCAGCGGCCGGACGGGCGCAGCGTCGAGGAGGGGGACGCCTGGGGCGGCCGCGCCCCGGCGCACAAGGTGGTGGTGGGCGCCGACGACCAGGTGGCCGCGCTGCGCCTGCGCGGCTGGCAGGACGGTCAGGGCGCGGGCCGGCCGGGCCGCGCGCGCCCGCCGCGGGAGGAGTGGACGCTGGCCGCGCCGTGGGGCGAGCAGCCGGTGCGGGTGTGGTGGCCGGAGGGCCTGAGCCCGGCCGGACTGCCGCGCCTGATCCTGCATGACGGGCAGAACGTGTTCGACGAGGGTCCGAGTTTCGCTGGGGCGAGCTGGCAGGCGGCCGACGCCGCGCAGGCCCTCGCGGACGCCGGCCGCCCCTCCCTGCTGGTGGGCCTCAGCGTGGACGGCGCCCGCGTGCGGCGTTACATGCCGTTCCCGATTCCCATGAACAGCTTTCAGCCCGGTGCGGACGAGTACCTGGACTGGCTGACGGGACCGCTGCTGGCCGAACTGGAGCGGCGGTACGGGCCGCTGCCCGCGGAGCGCCGGGCGATGCTGGGGTCGTCGTTCGGTGGGGTGGTGACGCTGTACGGCGGGCTGCGGCACCCGGGAGTCTTCGGGACGCTGGGGGTGATGAGTCCGTCGGTGTGGCCGGACGACCACGCGCTGCTGCGCTGGCTGCCGGGCCGGACAGCGCCGGGCATGCGGGTGTGGGTGGACCAGGGTGACCACGAGGGGGCCAGCCTGGAGGACTCGCAGCGGCTGGTGCGGGAGGTGAGGGCCCTGGCGGAACAGCTGCGCCCCGCCGTGCGCGAGGTGCGCTTCCAGGTGGGGGAAGGGCACTGGCACGACGAGGCGGCCTGGGCGGCGCGGCTGCCGGAGTTCCTGGCGTGGTGGCTGGGGGGCCTCCCGCCGGGCGGTCAGGCGTAG
- a CDS encoding phosphoribosylanthranilate isomerase: MTRVKVCGITSVNDAVLSAEAGADALGFIFAPVSRRLVSPAVARQAGLSVGPGPARVGVFMNQALDEVLRTAEAARVSAVQVHGPVSSLYVQAISGYYPVLRVLRPADLAAEADVWTDVPGVTLMLDAPEPGGGIPLDWAALKAAFPSGAWLAGGLGPANVAEAIRHLRPAGVDAVSRLEAQAGVKDPAAVQAFIRAAKTA, translated from the coding sequence GTGACGCGGGTCAAGGTCTGCGGCATTACCAGTGTCAACGATGCCGTCCTGAGTGCCGAGGCCGGTGCGGACGCCCTGGGGTTCATCTTCGCGCCGGTCAGCCGCCGGCTGGTGTCGCCGGCCGTCGCCCGGCAGGCCGGTCTGAGTGTCGGCCCCGGCCCGGCGCGGGTGGGGGTGTTCATGAACCAGGCGCTGGACGAGGTGCTGCGCACCGCGGAGGCCGCGCGCGTCTCGGCCGTGCAGGTTCACGGCCCGGTGTCAAGTCTTTACGTGCAGGCGATCAGCGGGTACTATCCCGTTCTGCGCGTCCTGCGCCCCGCCGACCTGGCGGCCGAGGCGGACGTGTGGACGGACGTCCCCGGCGTCACCCTGATGCTGGACGCCCCCGAACCGGGCGGCGGCATCCCACTCGACTGGGCGGCCCTGAAGGCCGCCTTCCCCAGCGGTGCGTGGCTGGCCGGGGGGCTGGGCCCCGCGAATGTCGCGGAGGCGATCCGGCACCTGCGGCCGGCTGGGGTGGACGCCGTGAGCCGACTGGAAGCCCAGGCCGGCGTGAAGGACCCGGCGGCCGTGCAGGCCTTCATCCGGGCAGCGAAGACCGCCTGA